The Amblyomma americanum isolate KBUSLIRL-KWMA chromosome 6, ASM5285725v1, whole genome shotgun sequence genome has a window encoding:
- the dmpd gene encoding F-box protein dampened — protein sequence MERDGVDRPDSENEALNLLDLPSEILEKILRHASFATVSSVRMVCRHMNNASSSLLNSEFVRLRLAMQQRFQAIKAQMPRRESARRKHPLSRECDIIETVHMRLTLLQMTFGKHIERKHCCFFPGEILDEVHRILRYVEVTPTLSRAYKVTDELFDLTTMAMEYFKEHIEPTLPEISYFAADFLDYNPSSYTSSLKSQFSLMDTPPSTSTQGSSSSAPQSPQPPPVNPTVKKRLRKLRESMKKNSGQVLALRRELKLTRRRVTSQQRHIVEMKARQDDYDQKLQTTSRKLNAVLQELNRCKTELQYWRSKSPAVPACTCGKTTPLGGGPVQGAAPIDFTPIDFQEAASSSSSFGLLGEGQLKLVPACYSTPPESVSARGLSDSESLALEDDEYMEATTSRSAATCDKSAPRACKRKLDLDGATVSSLVIKAHKVQRIPLPNAK from the exons ATGGAGAGAGATGGCGTGGACAGACCAGACAGTGAAAACGAGGCCCTCAATTTGCTCGACCTGCCATCTGAGATCCTCGAAAAGATTTTGCGGCATGCAAGCTTTGCAACTGTGAGCAGTGTGCGCATG GTGTGTCGCCACATGAACAATGCGTCATCGTCGCTGCTCAACTCTGAGTTTGTACGGCTGCGGCTGGCCATGCAGCAGCGCTTCCAGGCCATCAAGGCTCAGATGCCGCGGCGGGAGTCTGCACGTCGCAAGCACCCGCTCTCGCGAGAGTGCGACATCATTGAGACAGTGCACATGCGTCTCACGCTGCTGCAAATGACCTTTGGCAAGCACATTGAGCGCAAGCACTGCTGCTTCTTTCCGGGTGAG ATCTTGGACGAAGTGCACCGCATCCTGAGGTACGTGGAGGTGACTCCCACGCTGAGCCGTGCCTACAAGGTGACGGACGAGCTCTTTGACTTGACCACCATGGCCATGGAGTATTTCAAGGAACACATTGAGCCCACTCTGCCCGAAATCAGCTACTTCGCGGCAGACTTCCTGGACTACAACCCTTCTTCTTACACCT cCTCCTTGAAGAGCCAGTTTTCACTGATGGACACACCGCCGTCTACAAGCACCCAAGGTTCATCATCCAGTGCGCCTCAGTCTCCACAGCCGCCGCCAGTCAATCCAACTGTAAAGAAACGCCTGCGCAAGCTTAGGGAAAGCATGAAAAA GAACAGCGGCCAGGTGCTCGCACTGCGGCGGGAGCTGAAGCTGACGCGCCGGCGGGTCACCAGCCAGCAGCGGCACATTGTGGAGATGAAGGCACGTCAGGACGACTACGACCAGAAGCTGCAGACAACGTCGCGCAAGCTCAACGCGGTGCTGCAGGAGCTGAACCGGTGCAAGACGGAGCTGCAGTACTGGCGCTCCAAGTCCCCCGCCGTGCCGGCCTGCACCTGCGGCAAGACCACCCCGCTGGGTGGGGGCCCCGTCCAAGGCGCTGCCCCCATTGACTTCACACCCATCGACTTCCAGGAGGCTGCTTCCTCTTCGTCCTCCTTTGGGCTGCTGG GTGAGGGACAGCTGAAGCTGGTGCCTGCCTGCTATAGCACACCACCAGAGAGTGTCTCAGCTCGGGGCCTGAGTGACTCTGAGAGTCTGGCCTTGGAGGACGACGAATACATGGAGGCAACCACAAGCAGGTCAGCGGCCACCTGTGACAAGTCAGCACCCAGGGCCTGTAAGCGTAAGCTGGATCTTGATGGTGCTACCGTCTCAAGCCTGGTCATCAAAGCACACAAAGTACAAAGGATTCCATTGCCAAACGCCAAGTAG